In a single window of the Elaeis guineensis isolate ETL-2024a chromosome 8, EG11, whole genome shotgun sequence genome:
- the LOC105061407 gene encoding NAC domain-containing protein 83: MEKPDFIKYGVQKLPPGFRFHPTDEELVVHYLTRKAFSFPLPATVIPEIDLGKFDPWDLPGGSEEERYFFNLREAKYLNGKRFKRATMSGYWKATGRDKPIIASRCNQLVGWKKDLVFYRGKPPHASPTDWIMHEYRLAATETSASGFSQRKFSAHSSMAHTKEWVVCRIFRKRRATRMDAEITPYYNYSRIRSNIEHIDPDASVSSSSSSSSCVTDLSEDGEEGSSNSMASSPNGREV; encoded by the exons ATggagaagccggacttcatcaaaTATGGAGTTCAGAAACTGCCCCCCGGTTTTAGATTCCACCCAACTGATGAGGAGCTTGTGGTACACTACCTCACTAGGAAGGCCTTTTCTTTCCCACTGCCTGCCACTGTCATTCCTGAGATTGATCTCGGCAAGTTCGATCCTTGGGATTTACCCG GTGGAAGTGAGGAAGAGCGGTATTTTTTCAACTTACGAGAAGCAAAATATTTGAATGGTAAAAGGTTCAAAAGAGCAACGATGTCTGGCTACTGGAAGGCCACAGGAAGGGATAAACCGATCATAGCCTCCCGGTGCAACCAGCTTGTGGGGTGGAAGAAGGATTTAGTCTTCTATAGGGGAAAGCCCCCACATGCATCCCCAACTGATTGGATCATGCATGAGTACCGCCTTGCTGCTACTGAAACCAGTGCCTCTGGCTTCTCCCAAAGAAAATTCTCAGCCCAT AGTTCCATGGCTCACACCAAAGAATGGGTGGTGTGCCGGATTTTTCGGAAGAGAAGAGCAACTAGGATGGATGCAGAGATCACACCATACTACAACTACAGCCGAATTCGAAGTAACATTGAGCACATAGATCCTGATGCTTCTGtatcttcttcttcgtcttcttcaAGCTGTGTGACAGATCTTTCAGAGGATGGAGAGGAAGGTAGCAGCAATAGCATGGCTTCATCTCCAAATGGAAGAGAGGTGTAG